Proteins encoded together in one Desulfatiglans sp. window:
- a CDS encoding xanthine dehydrogenase family protein molybdopterin-binding subunit: MADLTINGDRKEFNVVGKPNLPGKLSWAVATGVAKFGADYVVPGMLEAKFMRSPHAHARIKSYNKAKAMAVPGVVDIVTYEDEDIKNFKRSGGMGGAPAPFITDVAHEENLEVGFIVVAENEDICDEALRQLDVEWEILPHSVDIKKAREPNATVIRPEDRAGVASMFGPANNSIPKQGNVNFSNQNQGDVEQGFKEADYIIEYDLNMPAYASASPNPHGSVAWWFDDPYLGRDNIRIEGAVWHASGGKNAIAQMYGLPPRKTVQEGLFQGGKYCDWTIRKSQQITPFLSRRVGRPVRCINERKDTFDFMIQQRFIHMKVGFTKEGLITAFDDFSITDGGTPGNSFFGTIGDQGYGPYIGTKCQNIRQRMEVVDSNRGLMAFSSQFCPFNWDSVTMALHMIADKLGKDVIDIARLNLHGPDGQQDMRPVPSFDACIDAGRKLMKWNWHKNGAKKLPDGRMHGAGFRYQMCPRHAMGSDFHAVLELREGVVHLPIQGPHAGVFSVEGVTMIAAEELGLKYEDISIDYDPNAIFVSISGGADGLVATGWVMKQCCHILRQRIFEAAIAEAEKPAMGGFGFGAPKKAAPNPLKGKKPEDFDIVDGKIVLKSDNRTGVPLKSIQANVYATFSGHPPAPLWPSKYDTLNTLYCEVAVDTETGEIEILKYGAAVDSGKVIRRTSLESQLDQVAYFSQGCQMFEDYYYDEKTGVKLNMNMIEYKKPGMLDVPTLDVELIETRAGNGVYGANGISHSMANTHLIICAIYNAIGVWVDPPATPDRVLKALGKIS; the protein is encoded by the coding sequence ATGGCTGATTTAACTATAAATGGAGACAGAAAGGAATTTAATGTAGTCGGTAAGCCAAATCTGCCTGGCAAACTTTCATGGGCAGTGGCCACCGGTGTGGCAAAATTCGGTGCAGACTATGTAGTGCCTGGCATGCTTGAAGCAAAGTTCATGCGCAGTCCCCATGCACATGCGCGGATAAAAAGTTACAACAAGGCAAAGGCAATGGCTGTGCCCGGTGTTGTGGATATAGTCACATATGAAGATGAGGATATTAAAAATTTTAAACGCAGCGGCGGTATGGGCGGCGCCCCAGCGCCTTTTATAACCGATGTTGCCCATGAAGAAAACCTGGAAGTGGGTTTCATAGTTGTTGCAGAAAACGAGGATATATGTGACGAGGCATTAAGGCAGCTTGATGTGGAATGGGAGATACTGCCCCATTCAGTGGATATTAAAAAGGCAAGAGAACCAAATGCCACAGTAATAAGGCCCGAAGACAGGGCCGGGGTCGCCAGTATGTTCGGACCTGCAAACAATTCTATCCCGAAACAGGGAAATGTTAACTTCTCAAACCAGAATCAGGGGGATGTTGAACAGGGCTTCAAGGAGGCTGACTATATAATAGAATATGACCTTAACATGCCTGCATACGCCTCCGCTTCACCCAATCCCCACGGCTCTGTTGCATGGTGGTTTGATGACCCCTACTTGGGGAGAGACAATATTCGTATAGAAGGGGCTGTGTGGCATGCGAGCGGCGGTAAAAATGCCATTGCACAGATGTATGGCCTGCCACCGAGAAAGACTGTACAGGAGGGTCTTTTCCAGGGCGGTAAATACTGTGACTGGACAATACGCAAATCACAGCAGATCACACCCTTCCTGTCCAGACGTGTAGGAAGGCCTGTGCGCTGCATAAACGAGCGCAAGGACACATTTGACTTTATGATCCAGCAGCGCTTTATTCACATGAAGGTCGGCTTTACAAAAGAGGGGCTGATAACGGCCTTTGATGACTTTTCAATAACCGACGGCGGCACACCGGGCAATTCCTTCTTCGGTACCATAGGCGACCAGGGGTATGGGCCATACATAGGCACAAAGTGTCAGAATATCAGGCAGAGGATGGAGGTTGTAGACTCTAACCGCGGTCTTATGGCCTTCAGTTCGCAGTTCTGCCCGTTTAACTGGGACTCTGTTACAATGGCATTACATATGATCGCAGATAAACTGGGTAAAGATGTAATTGATATTGCAAGGCTTAACCTGCACGGACCTGACGGACAGCAGGATATGCGGCCTGTTCCAAGCTTTGATGCCTGTATAGATGCCGGGCGTAAACTGATGAAGTGGAACTGGCATAAAAACGGGGCAAAGAAGCTGCCTGACGGCAGGATGCACGGTGCAGGTTTCAGGTATCAGATGTGCCCCAGACATGCAATGGGCTCAGATTTTCATGCAGTGCTTGAACTCAGGGAAGGGGTGGTGCATCTGCCTATTCAGGGACCCCATGCAGGGGTATTCTCAGTTGAAGGGGTAACCATGATAGCGGCTGAAGAGCTTGGTCTTAAATATGAGGATATCAGCATTGATTATGATCCAAACGCAATATTTGTATCTATAAGCGGCGGGGCAGACGGACTTGTAGCAACCGGCTGGGTTATGAAACAGTGCTGTCATATATTAAGGCAGCGCATCTTTGAGGCGGCTATTGCCGAGGCCGAAAAACCGGCAATGGGAGGGTTTGGTTTTGGCGCGCCCAAAAAGGCCGCTCCAAACCCCTTAAAAGGTAAAAAACCGGAAGATTTTGATATAGTAGATGGAAAGATAGTGCTCAAGTCAGACAATCGCACCGGGGTGCCGCTTAAGAGTATTCAGGCAAATGTGTATGCAACATTTTCCGGCCACCCGCCAGCACCTTTATGGCCTTCAAAGTATGATACCTTGAACACACTCTATTGCGAGGTGGCTGTTGATACTGAAACAGGAGAGATTGAAATCCTGAAGTATGGGGCAGCTGTTGATTCGGGAAAGGTTATAAGGCGCACCTCCCTTGAGAGCCAGCTTGATCAGGTAGCCTATTTCAGCCAGGGATGCCAGATGTTTGAGGACTACTACTATGATGAAAAAACAGGTGTAAAACTCAACATGAACATGATCGAATACAAGAAACCGGGTATGCTGGATGTGCCCACGCTGGATGTGGAGCTGATTGAAACCCGCGCAGGGAACGGTGTGTACGGCGCAAACGGCATAAGTCACTCCATGGCAAACACCCATCTCATAATATGTGCAATCTATAATGCGATTGGTGTATGGGTTGATCCACCTGCAACACCAGACAGGGTGCTTAAGGCGCTTGGGAAGATAAGCTAA
- a CDS encoding molybdopterin dehydrogenase: MRPFNHTNATSIAEIKTALADGKTTLIAGGTDLVGTLKDNILRDYPSTVINLKSVPGLDYIKEEGGVLKIGAATHLADIAADANIQKKYTALAQAASRVASPHIRDMGTIGGNIAQLHRCWYFRKPENRFDCKRKGGNTCFAMTGDNRYHSIFGAVGGCIAVHPSDTAPALIALNAKVVTDIRSIEAENFFDVKQPGNTVLEKDEIIKEIHIPAPPKGAKSAFIKFALRKSIDFPIVNCAVMTGANPRICLNAVAPKPYRALKAEEALKGKKISEKVAEEAGAAAVADARPLNATKFKVQIAKTLVKRAILAAA; encoded by the coding sequence ATGAGACCATTTAATCATACAAATGCAACATCAATTGCAGAAATCAAGACAGCCCTGGCTGATGGCAAGACAACCCTCATAGCAGGCGGGACTGATCTTGTAGGCACACTTAAGGATAACATCCTGAGGGACTACCCCTCTACAGTAATCAATCTCAAGAGTGTTCCCGGCCTGGATTATATAAAGGAAGAGGGTGGAGTGCTGAAAATAGGGGCAGCCACACATCTGGCTGATATTGCAGCGGATGCAAACATACAGAAAAAATATACTGCCCTTGCACAGGCGGCTTCCCGGGTGGCATCACCCCATATCCGTGACATGGGTACAATAGGCGGTAACATAGCGCAACTTCACAGGTGCTGGTATTTCAGAAAGCCTGAAAACCGCTTTGATTGCAAGCGTAAGGGTGGGAACACATGCTTTGCAATGACAGGCGATAACAGGTATCACTCCATATTCGGGGCAGTAGGTGGCTGTATTGCAGTGCATCCGAGCGATACAGCGCCAGCGCTGATTGCCCTTAACGCAAAGGTGGTTACAGACATAAGGTCAATCGAAGCAGAAAACTTTTTTGATGTTAAACAGCCCGGGAATACTGTGCTTGAAAAGGATGAAATTATTAAGGAAATCCATATCCCTGCCCCGCCCAAAGGTGCAAAAAGCGCCTTTATCAAGTTTGCATTAAGGAAATCCATAGACTTCCCAATTGTAAACTGTGCGGTAATGACCGGCGCAAACCCAAGGATATGCCTTAACGCTGTTGCCCCGAAGCCATACAGGGCATTAAAGGCGGAAGAGGCGCTTAAGGGGAAAAAGATCAGTGAAAAGGTTGCAGAAGAGGCAGGGGCAGCAGCGGTTGCTGATGCAAGGCCCCTTAATGCAACAAAATTTAAGGTGCAGATAGCAAAGACACTTGTAAAAAGGGCCATCTTAGCTGCTGCTTAA
- a CDS encoding aquaporin family protein, translating to MRYTSEFIGEALGTFVLVLFGCGAVAVSVLFDAHKGLMQVALVWGIGVILAIYLTRHLSCAHLNPAVSLAMVIGKRMALNKLPIYLIAQLTGAIMAGLALYLLFNPSIIAYEEANNIIRGSAQSVKTARMFGEFYSTPGSIAVVSMSLAIGAEAFGTFLLVLMIFALTEGCNVGRPQEALAPVFIGFTVSSIICLIAPLTQAGLNPARDLGPRLVAWLAGWGNAAFPDQAGGFFYVYILGPLLGGVIASLFFVRVLEPVMNKKSNSTCCNPFKIEK from the coding sequence ATGAGGTATACATCTGAATTTATCGGTGAGGCGCTTGGCACCTTTGTCCTTGTCCTTTTCGGGTGCGGAGCTGTTGCTGTCTCTGTGCTGTTTGATGCACACAAGGGGCTTATGCAGGTGGCCTTGGTGTGGGGTATAGGGGTGATACTGGCCATTTATCTCACAAGGCATCTTTCATGCGCACACCTTAACCCTGCTGTAAGCCTCGCAATGGTTATTGGAAAACGAATGGCCCTTAATAAACTGCCAATATATCTGATAGCACAATTAACAGGCGCTATCATGGCAGGGCTGGCCTTGTACCTGCTTTTTAATCCCTCGATCATTGCCTATGAAGAGGCCAATAATATAATCAGAGGTTCGGCCCAATCTGTAAAAACAGCGAGGATGTTCGGTGAATTTTACAGCACCCCTGGTTCCATTGCGGTTGTATCCATGTCCCTTGCAATTGGTGCAGAGGCATTCGGCACCTTCCTGCTGGTTCTGATGATTTTCGCACTGACAGAGGGATGTAATGTGGGGAGGCCTCAGGAGGCCCTTGCGCCTGTGTTCATAGGTTTTACTGTATCATCTATTATATGCCTTATTGCTCCTCTTACACAGGCAGGGCTTAACCCGGCACGTGACCTTGGCCCCCGGCTGGTGGCATGGCTTGCGGGATGGGGTAATGCCGCCTTTCCGGATCAGGCAGGGGGCTTTTTCTATGTCTACATATTAGGCCCTCTTTTGGGAGGAGTCATTGCATCCCTATTCTTTGTCCGTGTGCTTGAGCCTGTAATGAATAAAAAATCAAACAGTACATGCTGTAATCCTTTTAAAATCGAAAAATAG
- a CDS encoding cobalamin synthesis protein P47K encodes MKKTKLILVGGFLGAGKTTLLWEAAQTLSRKGLRVGLITNDQAPGLVDTAFLSRGTVNVAEVNGSCFCCNFQGLMDAMSRVSADHQADILIAEPVGSCTDLSATIIQPLKKLLGQEITVCPLSVMADPARLKDILDGGTSGLHPSAAYIYRKQVEEADIIVISKVDLMSQAEIDVLKDRFEKLFSGKPVLAISAKTGEGMDKWLDVVTTTSAAGQYLADVDYDIYAEGEAVLGWLNATILLEGKPTKWRGFAEQFLKTLGEKCELRSAPVGHIKLIIEAEDSFVMGNITGKQSALSIQGAEMTTARARLTINVRVQMPPDTLNDIINETLASVVSDQLTMNIGAWRCLSPGRPNPTHRYNHIITA; translated from the coding sequence ATGAAAAAAACAAAACTCATACTGGTTGGCGGGTTTCTTGGTGCTGGAAAAACAACACTCTTATGGGAGGCTGCACAAACCCTCTCCCGAAAAGGGCTGCGTGTGGGGCTAATCACCAATGATCAGGCCCCTGGACTGGTAGATACTGCCTTTCTTTCGCGAGGCACGGTGAATGTGGCAGAGGTGAATGGCAGTTGTTTCTGCTGTAATTTTCAGGGGCTCATGGACGCAATGTCACGGGTCTCAGCAGATCATCAGGCGGATATCCTGATTGCCGAACCTGTTGGCAGTTGTACTGACCTCTCCGCCACCATAATTCAGCCCCTGAAAAAGCTTTTGGGGCAGGAGATAACAGTTTGTCCCCTGTCTGTTATGGCGGACCCGGCCCGGTTAAAGGATATACTTGATGGAGGGACATCAGGACTTCACCCAAGCGCTGCCTACATCTACAGAAAACAGGTGGAAGAGGCTGACATCATTGTAATCAGCAAGGTTGACCTTATGTCGCAGGCAGAGATTGATGTGCTGAAGGATCGGTTTGAAAAATTATTTAGCGGGAAGCCAGTCCTTGCCATAAGCGCTAAAACAGGTGAAGGCATGGATAAATGGCTTGATGTTGTAACAACCACCTCTGCCGCAGGGCAGTATCTTGCTGATGTGGATTATGACATATATGCTGAAGGAGAGGCGGTTCTAGGGTGGCTTAACGCCACAATTTTGCTTGAGGGTAAACCAACAAAGTGGAGGGGTTTTGCTGAACAATTTCTAAAAACCCTGGGTGAAAAATGTGAACTCCGATCTGCACCTGTCGGACATATAAAATTGATAATAGAGGCAGAGGACTCTTTTGTGATGGGTAATATAACAGGTAAACAGAGTGCGTTAAGTATACAGGGCGCTGAAATGACAACAGCCAGGGCCAGGCTGACCATAAACGTCCGGGTTCAGATGCCGCCGGATACACTTAACGATATTATAAATGAAACCCTTGCCTCTGTGGTTTCGGATCAGTTAACCATGAATATAGGGGCGTGGCGCTGCTTGAGCCCTGGAAGGCCGAACCCCACTCACAGATACAACCATATAATAACAGCGTAA
- a CDS encoding heme biosynthesis protein HemY, with product MLTVTAKANEKITDFLKGQKEPSYIRFFLSEGGCSGPSIGMGLDEPDANDEIIKDNGVTYLIDKALLEEVKPISVDFVETERGSGFSISSSLPKGEGCRSCSSCS from the coding sequence ATGTTAACAGTGACAGCAAAGGCAAACGAAAAGATAACAGATTTTTTAAAGGGGCAGAAGGAGCCTTCATACATAAGGTTTTTCCTGTCAGAAGGGGGTTGTTCCGGCCCATCTATTGGAATGGGGCTTGATGAGCCTGACGCAAATGATGAAATAATTAAGGACAATGGAGTTACCTATCTAATAGACAAGGCACTTCTTGAAGAGGTAAAGCCTATAAGTGTTGATTTTGTAGAAACCGAAAGGGGTTCAGGATTTTCAATATCATCGAGCTTACCAAAGGGAGAAGGGTGCAGATCCTGTTCAAGCTGTTCATGA
- a CDS encoding DoxX family membrane protein produces the protein MIVRIIQWLFPCLLLLNRDRCCIHIPCILHWFSRFILAGIFLYSGYIKWDSPLLFEAVIYKYELFPNLYVPFMARYFPWVEMGLGLALLIGFKRKIRYLAGAATLLLLFFIAILTITYLRGIEADCGCFSFEDPISPMTIARDSLMLIPALYLLGAEHLFRRDAKGSYKG, from the coding sequence ATGATTGTACGCATTATACAATGGCTTTTCCCATGTCTCCTTTTACTGAACCGGGATAGATGCTGTATCCATATCCCCTGCATCCTGCACTGGTTCTCCCGCTTTATCCTTGCCGGTATCTTTTTGTACAGCGGCTATATCAAATGGGACAGCCCGCTCCTGTTCGAGGCAGTTATATATAAATATGAACTGTTTCCAAATTTATATGTGCCCTTTATGGCGCGCTATTTCCCCTGGGTGGAGATGGGGCTTGGTCTTGCCCTCCTGATTGGGTTCAAACGGAAGATAAGGTATCTGGCAGGGGCCGCTACCCTGCTGCTCCTGTTTTTCATAGCCATTCTCACCATTACCTATCTTCGCGGGATAGAGGCGGATTGCGGCTGCTTCAGCTTTGAGGACCCCATATCTCCTATGACCATTGCCCGTGACTCTCTTATGCTCATACCCGCCCTGTATCTGTTGGGTGCAGAGCATCTGTTTCGCAGAGATGCGAAGGGATCATATAAGGGATAA
- a CDS encoding 2-hydroxyacyl-CoA dehydratase, protein MTEDYRAMWKDLGLNLEAHDALLNVLGKAYKDIYMNQEERPLAMDYFDFVVSNVHSLRIKELLDEKKEGRKIIGSYCVFVPEEIALAANATLVGLCSGADFAMEEVEKYLPRNTCALIKSSFGFKLGKVCPYIESTDMIVGENTCDGKKKAYETLRGLVNNLYVMDLPQVKSGQGKALLKEEYLRFKESVESLTGKKITAESLKEAIKTVNAKRAAIHRLSSLRKHDPAPISGLDALLINQVFFYDNPKRFTASVNRVCDELEKRVQEKKGVFPVKAPRIIISGCPQAVPNWKLPYLIESSGAVIVGEESCVGERGTRNLTDDSGETIDKMMDAIVDRYYKVDCAIFTPNQERCDHVQEMFKKYNADGVIHYGLQFCQPYIMESIPVEKTLEKEGIPTFRIETDYSMEDAGQLKTRIEAFIEQLR, encoded by the coding sequence ATGACCGAAGATTACAGGGCAATGTGGAAAGATCTGGGGCTTAACCTTGAGGCGCATGACGCCCTGCTTAATGTGCTTGGCAAGGCATACAAGGATATTTACATGAATCAGGAAGAGCGGCCTCTTGCCATGGATTATTTTGATTTTGTTGTAAGCAATGTGCACAGCTTAAGGATAAAGGAGCTGCTTGATGAAAAAAAGGAAGGTCGAAAGATCATCGGTTCATATTGTGTGTTTGTACCTGAAGAGATAGCGCTCGCTGCAAATGCTACGCTTGTAGGGCTTTGCTCGGGCGCTGATTTTGCCATGGAGGAGGTAGAAAAATACCTGCCAAGAAATACATGTGCGCTTATAAAATCCTCATTCGGTTTTAAGCTTGGAAAGGTATGCCCCTATATTGAAAGCACAGATATGATAGTGGGTGAAAACACATGTGACGGCAAAAAAAAGGCATATGAGACCCTGAGGGGTCTTGTGAATAACCTCTATGTAATGGATCTCCCGCAGGTAAAATCAGGTCAGGGGAAGGCGCTGTTAAAGGAGGAGTATCTCCGTTTCAAAGAAAGTGTGGAGAGTCTTACCGGAAAGAAGATAACAGCGGAATCTCTTAAAGAGGCGATAAAGACAGTAAATGCAAAACGTGCGGCTATCCACAGGCTCTCATCATTAAGAAAACATGACCCTGCGCCCATCTCAGGGCTGGATGCTCTTCTTATTAACCAGGTCTTCTTTTATGATAACCCAAAAAGGTTTACAGCCTCTGTTAACAGGGTCTGTGATGAGCTTGAAAAGAGGGTACAGGAAAAGAAAGGGGTGTTTCCTGTAAAGGCACCAAGGATTATAATATCTGGGTGCCCACAGGCCGTACCCAACTGGAAACTGCCATACCTTATTGAGTCATCAGGGGCTGTAATTGTAGGCGAGGAATCATGTGTTGGCGAAAGGGGCACAAGGAACCTCACGGATGATTCAGGCGAGACAATAGATAAGATGATGGATGCTATCGTTGACAGATACTACAAGGTAGACTGTGCTATATTTACACCCAACCAGGAGCGCTGTGATCATGTACAGGAGATGTTCAAAAAATATAATGCAGATGGTGTAATCCATTACGGGCTCCAGTTTTGCCAGCCATATATTATGGAATCTATCCCTGTGGAAAAGACCCTTGAAAAGGAGGGTATCCCTACATTCAGGATAGAGACAGACTACAGCATGGAGGATGCAGGCCAGTTAAAGACCAGGATAGAGGCGTTTATAGAGCAGTTAAGATAG
- a CDS encoding 3-hydroxyacyl-ACP dehydratase, which translates to MKFAGIDIGSRTIELVVVDESEKIIQNFQTDTGFNPAQTAKALLAQAQYDRIMATGYGRNLFEIAFDAPTVTEIKAHARGARAFFPEIRAVLDIGGQDSKAMSLFENGRVKKFEMNDRCAAGTGKFLEIMAKTLGYGIDEFGKEALLSENDISISSMCTVFAESEVTSLIAKGQNRRDIAKGLHVSVVNRVAGMLNRVSPDGDIAFTGGVAKNRCIVDMLTKKLGKTVLVPPDPQLIGALGAALLLIAKD; encoded by the coding sequence ATGAAATTTGCAGGCATAGACATAGGTTCACGCACAATAGAGCTGGTTGTTGTTGATGAATCAGAAAAGATCATACAAAATTTTCAGACGGATACAGGATTCAACCCTGCTCAAACCGCAAAAGCCCTTTTAGCGCAGGCGCAGTATGACCGTATCATGGCAACAGGGTATGGCCGTAACCTCTTTGAAATAGCTTTTGATGCACCAACAGTAACAGAGATAAAGGCACATGCTAGAGGAGCAAGGGCCTTTTTCCCTGAGATACGAGCAGTGCTTGATATAGGCGGTCAGGACAGTAAAGCCATGTCACTATTCGAAAACGGCAGGGTAAAAAAGTTTGAGATGAATGACCGGTGCGCTGCCGGCACCGGTAAATTTCTTGAGATCATGGCAAAGACACTCGGGTATGGTATCGATGAATTCGGTAAAGAGGCCCTCCTTTCCGAAAATGATATCAGTATATCAAGCATGTGCACGGTATTTGCCGAATCAGAGGTGACCTCACTTATTGCAAAGGGGCAAAACCGGCGGGATATAGCAAAAGGACTTCATGTAAGTGTGGTTAACAGGGTCGCTGGCATGTTAAACCGCGTCTCGCCGGATGGTGATATCGCATTTACAGGAGGTGTGGCAAAAAACCGGTGTATTGTTGATATGTTAACTAAAAAACTTGGAAAAACCGTTCTTGTCCCCCCTGACCCTCAACTGATCGGCGCATTAGGCGCAGCCCTTCTTTTAATCGCAAAAGACTGA
- a CDS encoding tetratricopeptide repeat protein yields MFGRYLKDIKMVNKGSPPIKLHGAWGIFFTLFIFLFIVSGCLTIPIKKVDPISIELFPAYEMADGSSVSPQSVAETIPDVDILAIDNNIKRLIDEKVTGIGDPERRLVKLTELLAKVVKYDTLSDLYGVKTAQQTFDTGTGNCLSFSNLFVAASRYAGLSSRFSAVPTLPNWSRDGEVLFFTRHIGAAVDIRYVYSQVVHLRMIDDKEKLITVEDSVRYFFSPSELTPYNYRVSAYYNETIPDSRAFAQYYNNIGSKLLAEGNPKEAYRYFIKAIKVDPDLSYAWSNLGVVYKRNNQLEAAEAAYLQGLSVTRGSKDTSILSIINNLAHLYDAKGDMENAAFYKEQVASFRNKNPYYQYAAGKSAYQDAFYEKSVGYFREAIRLKKDEHLFHYGLALAYHKTGEMKKAEASINKAIHYAMSVDKKNFYEKALASLKNSGTF; encoded by the coding sequence ATGTTCGGGAGATATTTAAAAGATATAAAGATGGTAAACAAAGGGTCTCCACCAATCAAATTGCATGGGGCATGGGGTATCTTTTTTACCCTTTTCATTTTTCTCTTTATTGTTTCCGGCTGTTTAACAATTCCCATAAAAAAGGTTGACCCAATCAGTATAGAGCTGTTTCCTGCCTATGAAATGGCAGATGGCTCATCTGTTTCTCCTCAATCTGTTGCTGAGACCATACCTGATGTTGATATACTTGCAATCGATAATAATATAAAAAGGCTTATTGATGAAAAGGTAACAGGCATAGGGGATCCGGAAAGGCGTCTTGTTAAACTTACAGAGCTTCTCGCAAAGGTAGTGAAGTATGACACTTTAAGTGACCTGTACGGTGTAAAGACAGCACAGCAGACCTTTGATACAGGCACTGGAAACTGTCTCTCATTCAGTAACCTGTTTGTTGCAGCATCAAGATATGCAGGTCTTTCATCAAGGTTCTCGGCGGTGCCTACATTACCCAACTGGTCAAGGGATGGAGAAGTACTCTTTTTTACAAGACACATTGGGGCTGCAGTTGATATCAGATATGTATATTCCCAGGTAGTCCACCTCAGAATGATTGATGATAAAGAAAAATTGATCACAGTGGAGGACTCTGTAAGGTATTTCTTTTCTCCTTCAGAGCTTACCCCTTATAATTACCGGGTAAGCGCATATTATAATGAGACAATTCCTGACAGCCGTGCCTTTGCGCAGTACTATAATAATATCGGGAGTAAACTCCTTGCAGAGGGTAATCCAAAGGAGGCTTACAGGTATTTTATCAAGGCGATCAAGGTTGATCCAGACCTTAGCTATGCGTGGTCTAACCTTGGGGTGGTGTACAAAAGAAACAACCAGCTTGAGGCGGCAGAGGCAGCATATCTCCAGGGGCTTTCAGTAACCCGTGGCTCAAAGGATACCAGCATCTTATCCATAATCAATAATCTTGCGCACCTATATGATGCAAAGGGTGACATGGAGAATGCCGCATTTTATAAAGAGCAAGTGGCATCCTTCAGGAATAAAAATCCCTATTACCAGTATGCAGCCGGAAAGAGCGCCTATCAGGATGCTTTTTATGAAAAATCGGTTGGGTATTTCAGAGAGGCTATCCGGTTAAAAAAGGATGAGCATCTGTTCCATTATGGACTGGCCCTTGCCTATCATAAGACCGGGGAGATGAAAAAGGCAGAGGCAAGTATCAATAAGGCAATACACTATGCCATGAGTGTAGATAAAAAGAATTTTTATGAAAAGGCACTTGCATCATTAAAAAACAGTGGCACATTTTAA